A genomic region of Dreissena polymorpha isolate Duluth1 chromosome 4, UMN_Dpol_1.0, whole genome shotgun sequence contains the following coding sequences:
- the LOC127876181 gene encoding mesenchyme-specific cell surface glycoprotein-like, with the protein MRIILVLTCIAFLHVVGGFKTLKPLSHMKLPTSLSSRGEELFIGINHGAAEAAAYDHLNSIVYVIGRSGRLMHVIDIQDPAHPSRLFRHKFAVAEGFPQAIAICGGEIAVALSAQPDTNNGQVRFFHTYSRNSKATDVALVGNMTVGPHPKHLRYTDDCDTVVVSNEGIAGKDSAGNYVNPEGSITIIHREKTANRSARMVDFHSYNIGQPNFNMQIRVPSLYIPKSFYNGDTTVAQDIEPEHVTISGDGSRAWVTIRENNAIVEMSLSSSTITRITPLPKKVWNALPIDVSDRDGGIHRRTYAGLQSLRQPGAIARMIAGNKEFLVTADAGGVKRYTAIQHGFVWTDYAYGSAIANKIEGDALKANASNNELLGRIMVSTVDGKNPYTGMHSHFEMFGGRGFSIWDTSNIQAPVFDTEGTLEEYMESFYREVFNTEHVTETSNYSSPEMNRDFSSKFQGAYVSSIDVQDDNGTVYLVAGTWSTGTLFLYTVDTSSGQPIPQFQTIHRAGTSDLPWDDLYTQDTIGDLHISTVGIIPSTKSPNNRTLLFVAASGSGSLSLYEIADNVPVIIP; encoded by the exons ATGCGCATTATCCTCGTGCTCACGTGCATCGCGTTCCTCCACGTGGTGGGAGGCTTCAAGACGCTGAAACCTCTGTCCCACATGAAGCTGCCCACCAGCCTGTCTAGCCGAGGAGAGGAGCTGTTCATTGGCATCAACCATGGCGCGGCTGAAGCGGCCGCTTACGATCATTTAAACAGCATAGTATATGTCATCG GCAGATCGGGTCGCCTAATGCACGTGATTGACATTCAGGACCCTGCACACCCATCGCGTCTGTTCAGACACAAGTTCGCTGTAGCGGAGGGCTTTCCCCAGGCCATCGCCATCTGCGGGGGCGAGATCGCAGTGGCCCTCTCAGCACAACCGGACACTAACAATGGTCAAGTGAGGTTCTTCCACACGTACTCGAGAAACTCTAAAGCCACCGACGTTGCGCTCGTTGGAAATATGACAG TGGGCCCTCATCCAAAGCACCTCCGATACACGGACGACTGCGACACGGTGGTCGTGTCGAATGAGGGGATAGCTGGTAAGGACTCCGCTGGAAACTACGTGAATCCCGAGGGGTCGATTACCATCATCCACAGGGAGAAGACCGCAAACCGAAGCGCCAGAATGGTGGACTTCCATTCATACAACATTGGGCAACCCAACTTTAA CATGCAGATTCGGGTGCCCTCTCTGTACATACCGAAGAGCTTTTACAACGGTGACACGACTGTAGCTCAAGATATAGAACCGGAGCACGTGACCATTAGTGGAGATGGGAGCAGGGCATGGGTCACTATTAGG GAAAATAATGCTATCGTAGAGATGTCCCTATCATCTTCCACAATTACACGGATAACGCCATTGCCGAAAAAGGTCTGGAACGCTCTTCCGATTGACGTCAGCGATCGAGACGGCG GCATACACCGACGAACCTACGCTGGACTACAGTCTCTCAGACAGCCGGGAGCCATAGCCCGTATGATCGCCGGCAACAAGGAGTTCCTCGTCACAGCCGACGCCGGCGGCGTGAAACGCTACACGGCCATCCAACACGGGTTCGTGTGGACCGACTATGCGTACGGCAGTGCAATTG CAAACAAAATTGAGGGCGATGCTTTAAAGGCAAATGCGTCAAACAACGAATTATTAG GTCGTATCATGGTGAGCACTGTTGACGGCAAGAATCCCTACACGGGAATGCACTCGCACTTCGAGATGTTCGGTGGGCGTGGTTTCTCAATCTGGGACACCAGCAACATACAGGCCCCCGTGTTTGACACAGAGGGAACGCTTGAAGAGTACATGGAGAGCTTCTACAGAGAAGTCTTCAACACCGAGCATGTCACAGAAACTTCTAATTATTCCTCACCGGAAATGAACAGGGACTTCTCCTCCAAATTTCAG GGTGCTTACGTCTCCAGCATTGATGTCCAAGATGACAACGGCACCGTATACTTAGTCGCCGGTACGTGGTCCACGGGCACGCTTTTCCTGTACACGGTGGACACGAGTTCCGGTCAGCCCATTCCACAGTTCCAGACAATACATAGGGCCGGTACATCTGACCTACCGTGGGATGACCTGTATACACAAGACACCATTGGCGACCTACACATCTCGACTGTTGG GATCATCCCGAGCACCAAAAGCCCTAACAATAGGACGCTGCTGTTCGTCGCCGCCTCTGGTTCCGGTTCACTCTCGCTTTATGAAATAGCTGACAATGTTCCAGTGATCATCCCTTGA
- the LOC127876179 gene encoding uncharacterized protein LOC127876179, which yields MKLNTNTLLLVLGITCLHVTMGYKSFKPLSYTQLPTSLSSVGNDVFGGLDLKASEGAAYEHVNSILYVIGATSHLMHVIDIIDPANPVRLFKHKFTQGEGVPQAIDICGGLIAVALSAQTDTNEGHVRFFKAYTRNSGATDVVLDGYVTVGSHPKDIKFSPDCNSVVVSNEGLAGKDEAGAYVDPEGSVYIIRNENTGNPSVRLVDFLNYNVGQPNFDMRIRTPSLYIPKSVYSGDTTVAQDLEPEQVTISRDGRTAWVTLRENNAIARIDLRIAEIPAIAPLPRKNWQYNGVDVSDRDGGVHRRMYTGLQSVRQPGAIASFEIGNKKFLATADAGNIKQYTAAQHGFTWSDNAIARTIVAQIEGTDLKANANNDEYLGRLLISTLDGKNAFTGMYSHLEMFGGRGFSIWDSSNAGAPVFDTEGTLEEYMENFYKPVFNTDYVRGTASYTSPEMNRDFASEYQGAHVSGIDVANDNGTVLLVAGTWSTGTLFLYTVDTSSGLPIPQFQAIHRSGSTDEPWTDLYQKQTVGDLYISSVGIITRDKSPVNRPLVFVTSSGAGAVSLYEIVDETPIVP from the exons ATGAAATTGAACACAAACACACTTCTCCTCGTGCTCGGAATCACGTGCCTCCATGTCACCATGGGTTACAAGTCATTCAAACCCCTGTCCTATACTCAGCTTCCGACAAGTCTAAGCAGCGTCGGCAATGACGTTTTTGGCGGACTCGACCTTAAAGCTTCCGAGGGAGCCGCATACGAACACGTCAACTCAATTCTTTACGTTATTG GAGCAACAAGTCATCTGATGCACGTGATCGATATCATAGACCCGGCGAACCCCGTTCGTCTGTTTAAACACAAGTTCACCCAAGGGGAGGGCGTTCCCCAGGCCATAGACATTTGCGGGGGCTTGATCGCAGTGGCCCTCTCCGCACAAACAGACACAAATGAAGGTCACGTGAGGTTCTTTAAGGCGTACACAAGGAACTCCGGTGCAACGGATGTTGTACTCGATGGATATGTGACAG TGGGTTCGCACCCAAAGGATATCAAGTTCTCACCCGACTGCAATTCAGTCGTGGTTTCTAACGAAGGATTGGCAGGAAAAGATGAAGCCGGAGCATACGTAGATCCTGAAGGCTCTGTCTACATCATCAGAAACGAGAATACGGGCAACCCTAGTGTCCGACTTGTCGATTTCCTTAACTACAACGTTGGGCAACCAAATTTCGA CATGCGGATAAGGACACCGTCGCTTTACATTCCGAAGAGCGTGTACAGTGGTGATACGACTGTGGCACAGGATCTCGAACCAGAACAAGTTACCATCAGCAGAGACGGCCGAACCGCCTGGGTCACACTGCGA GAAAACAACGCTATTGCCAGGATCGATTTACGTATCGCAGAGATTCCAGCCATCGCCCCTTTGCCTAGGAAGAACTGGCAATACAACGGTGTTGACGTTAGTGACAGGGACGGAG GTGTTCACCGACGGATGTACACGGGTCTTCAGTCGGTGAGGCAGCCAGGAGCCATTGCATCGTTTGAAATCGGAAACAAGAAATTCCTTGCCACCGCTGACGCCGGTAACATTAAACAGTACACAGCAGCTCAGCATGGTTTCACATGGTCAGATAACGCTATCGCAAGAACTATTG tCGCACAGATTGAAGGGACGGACTTAAAAGCCAATGCTAACAATGACGAATATCTTG GTCGTTTGTTGATCAGCACATTGGACGGCAAGAACGCCTTTACAGGCATGTACTCGCACCTGGAGATGTTCGGTGGGCGTGGCTTCTCCATCTGGGATTCAAGCAATGCCGGGGCCCCTGTGTTCGACACCGAGGGAACGCTCGAGGAGTACATGGAGAACTTCTACAAGCCAGTCTTCAACACCGACTATGTTCGAGGCACTGCCAGTTACACGTCGCCTGAAATGAACCGAGACTTTGCCTCTGAGTATCAG GGTGCGCACGTGTCTGGCATCGACGTAGCCAACGACAACGGCACAGTGTTGCTTGTCGCCGGCACGTGGTCCACGGGAACCTTGTTCCTGTACACTGTGGACACGAGTTCCGGTCTGCCAATCCCGCAGTTCCAGGCTATACACCGCTCCGGTAGCACAGACGAACCATGGACTGACCTGTACCAGAAGCAAACCGTCGGTGATCTCTATATCTCATCCGTCGG TATAATCACCAGAGACAAAAGTCCCGTGAATCGCCCACTCGTGTTCGTGACAAGCTCAGGTGCCGGGGCAGTCTCGTTGTACGAGATAGTGGACGAGACTCCAATTGTGCCTTGA